A stretch of Salvelinus alpinus chromosome 4, SLU_Salpinus.1, whole genome shotgun sequence DNA encodes these proteins:
- the LOC139573936 gene encoding trophoblast glycoprotein-like yields the protein MHNLVILVLFGALLCAPHQCLECPSGCQCFAGTHTVKCVSKDLRAIPQYIPGYTRNVIITGHNIFRIGSETFQELKNVTTIILSNNRITEVASHSFSTLSYLRSLDMSCNHLTLIHPEALNIPGSPLKELNLSRSLYNYTSLSDLTTALRWGGLGGLLSLDLSGNRLVFLPPGMFSHLPSLQHLFLGNNSLASVYNGTFFGLRRLELLDLTRNSFRAFRGDALGELERLGQAPRILLSHNPYVCTCEIQDFAVWLKSSWAQVGDAEALTCASPWEFQDRPLRELGVQVIGCHATSPPLVGIRDEVGDLSLQTSYVLLGLVLGFVGMVFLFVLYLNRQGIKKWVVETRDACHEVLEGYHHRYEIDTDPRREYLSKDVRVEEKPPTNGSFGQAPSDNRLSQLPTDTCLVQIPSDTQLKPGSISVDL from the exons TGGTAATCCTTGTACTTTTTGGTGCGCTACTCTGTGCGCCCCACCAGTGCTTGGAGTGTCCATCAGGCTGCCAATGCTTTGCTGGCACGCACACAGTGAAATGCGTTTCCAAGGACCTTCGCGCCATACCACAATATATTCCAGGATACACAAGGAATGTGATCATCACAGGACACAATATATTCAGAATTGGATCAGAGACATTTCAAGAACTGAAAAATGTCACTACCATAATTTTGAGCAACAATAG GATCACAGAGGTTGCGTCCCACAGCTTCTCTACCCTTTCCTACCTGCGCTCCCTGGACATGAGCTGCAACCATCTGACTCTCATCCACCCTGAAGCCCTCAACATCCCAGGGAGTCCTCTAAAGGAGCTCAACCTTAGCCGTTCCCTCTATAACTACACCTCACTGAGTGATCTCACCACCGCACTGCGCTGGGGAGGCCTAGGAGGGTTGCTCAGCCTAGACCTCTCCGGGAACCGCCTGGTCTTCCTACCCCCAGGGATGTTCTCCCACCTCCCCAGCCTGCAGCACCTCTTCCTTGGTAACAACTCCCTAGCATCGGTCTACAACGGCACCTTCTTTGGCCTGCGCCGCCTGGAGCTGCTTGACTTGACCCGCAACTCTTTCAGGGCGTTCCGAGGTGATGCTCTGGGGGAGCTGGAAAGGCTGGGGCAAGCCCCCCGCATCCTGCTGAGCCACAACCCCTATGTCTGCACATGTGAGATCCAAGACTTTGCTGTGTGGCTTAAGAGCTCCTGGGCTCAGGTGGGGGATGCAGAGGCCCTGACCTGCGCCTCACCCTGGGAGTTTCAGGACAGGCCCCTGCGAGAGCTCGGGGTCCAGGTTATCGGATGCCATGCCACTTCACCACCTCTGGTCGGAATCAGAGACGAGGTGGGCGACCTCTCCCTGCAGACCTCCTACGTCCTCCTAGGTCTGGTGCTGGGCTTTGTGGGCATGGTCTTCCTCTTTGTGCTCTACCTCAACCGTCAAGGTATTAAAAAGTGGGTGGTGGAGACGCGAGATGCCTGCCATGAAGTGTTGGAGGGGTATCACCACCGCTATGAGATCGACACTGACCCCCGCCGGGAATACCTCTCAAAAGACGTCAGAGTCGAAGAGAAGCCACCGACAAACGGTAGTTTTGGACAGGCTCCCTCAGATAACCGCTTATCACAGCTACCCACTGACACCTGTTTAGTTCAGATCCCCTCAGACACACAGCTCAAACCAGGCTCCATCTCGGTGGATTTGTAA